Genomic window (bacterium):
TGTTCAATTTATACAAGATTGAGTGATAGAATAGATGTTCCTTTAAAATGGTTTTCATGGTCAGGTAAATCAGGTCCTCACTGGTTTTTATTTCCTCATACAGTTGACCTTGTTTGCTGGTTCTCAAAATCTCTTCCAGAAAAAATTTATGCAATTGGGAAAAAAGGAGTTCTTTCAGGATATGGCATTGATACTTATGATACTGTTACTGCAATTTTAGATTTTGGAAGATTTTATGCAACAGTTGAGACATCCTGGATTATTCCTGAATCCTGGCCCTCTATTGTTGATTTTTATTTTAAAATTGAAGGAAGTAAAGGTAAACTTGAAGTTGATTTAAATGAATTTGTATGTAAAATATCTTCAGATATAAAAAGAGAAACAAATTTCCCCATGATAACAGGATATTTACCTATTGATGGAAAACCTATTGGTTTTGCTTCTCTACCAATTCAGCATTTTATTGATTGTATATATGATAATAAAGAACCTTTTATAACACTGGAAGATGGTCTTAATAATGTTAAAATAATAGAAAAAATAGTTGAATCAGTGGAAAAAGGAAAAACAGTTTTTTTAAAATAGAAAGGAGGAATAAAAATGAAACTTGGAATTGTAACTTATATGATTGCTGCTGAATGGGATGTTGATACAATTATAAAAAAATGTGAAGAACTTGGGTATGAAGGAGTGGAATTGAGGACACAGCACAAACATA
Coding sequences:
- a CDS encoding Gfo/Idh/MocA family oxidoreductase translates to MEKIKCAVIGTGIFGEIHVHTYKTYLKSELIKICDINEKRAKEISEKYDVKYTTDYKEIAQDKEIQAVSVVTPDFAHRDIVIEMLKSGKNVLVEKPMATNTKDAEDMVNEAKRSKKILMTDFHNRFNPYFVQIKDSFDKGEIGNICSIYTRLSDRIDVPLKWFSWSGKSGPHWFLFPHTVDLVCWFSKSLPEKIYAIGKKGVLSGYGIDTYDTVTAILDFGRFYATVETSWIIPESWPSIVDFYFKIEGSKGKLEVDLNEFVCKISSDIKRETNFPMITGYLPIDGKPIGFASLPIQHFIDCIYDNKEPFITLEDGLNNVKIIEKIVESVEKGKTVFLK